The following coding sequences lie in one Dunckerocampus dactyliophorus isolate RoL2022-P2 chromosome 4, RoL_Ddac_1.1, whole genome shotgun sequence genomic window:
- the LOC129180299 gene encoding uncharacterized protein LOC129180299: protein MFSRNRSNGQHGASVPPKGGTKAKVTQPKKRAPNPKVALVIRGKIHRLLQGSADHRVPDPQDYYAEDVEREKCEVRKDHRRIYPKTLARDEVPSSSKLSNGKGDGGPPCVGEVELNREGCLRIPCTLQRKSSKSPANRKRISFEGLLPLSPELTRAATRSSSAGPDKNGVTFDRPGGRDFAAPRVRPKRPYSAGDTLDYDFNTALPEPLVEEGQGHLGEEQSSAIIEHILKELRGINKIQEEISDLRDYLTSVKGSVEEVSSCVDAVLLEIEGIRSSSKVGSGADTWLGEGYIDGSSPRRRPASVHGSLGRSAPKSASDNFPEVCKVQQGVHRELRPPRAEDYSVSPVAESVNHQDLEEFEDTSDISSDIPEGALTRKLSLRYQERQDCPDCLSTSSLSSQSSKSESDLDRPTSCHERTQEIAPGAKEYWTTTKPLHRTTDEHLWDEEPSYREDHKVETCFDGVADWDHYRTLTQCSSRSLEHRSRQRYNSAGRTSRREEWQTRRSRSQSGILTTAYSADCSYPKSSGYHSFDGHYGASNGFDYGPSNDCHVGSYQESYFTYQDSTAVTWSEASRCSSEKTLIPGTETRHQNQVPYPGSSDIQPSFDVRRISRAVSDFSSALRGALRKLEVPADQNPEDETDLEVSAICDMSTSELPTKSFSWDIVSQNFPLEKSHFSFEESSTLEFAATSQHYPSLEMIPTGPEEHLVFISQAALPPDDLTEHHAGVVEDRPPDNTRAELSQHTTTESLSASVLAEQASGQLREGQQASTDTAEREAGEVSQTNERNLKCLRSFQQILREKREMRRNLASMSTLSQEDFEPGRSAAH, encoded by the coding sequence ATGTTCTCCAGGAATCGCTCCAATGGTCAACACGGAGCAAGCGTCCCCCCTAAAGGAGGCACGAAAGCTAAAGTCACCCAGCCCAAGAAGAGGGCCCCAAACCCCAAAGTAGCGCTCGTCATTCGTGGGAAAATACATCGCCTTCTGCAAGGATCTGCAGACCACCGTGTTCCTGATCCCCAAGATTATTACGCAGAAGATGTTgagagggaaaagtgtgaggTCAGAAAGGATCACAGACGGATTTATCCAAAGACGTTAGCCAGGGATGAAGTTCCCTCCTCTTCAAAGTTGTCCAATGGGAAAGGAGACGGAGGACCACCGTGTGTTGGAGAGGTGGAGCTGAATCGGGAAGGATGTTTAAGAATACCCTGCACTTTGCAACGCAAAAGCAGTAAATCCCCTGCCAATCGGAAGCGTATCTCATTTGAGGGTTTACTGCCGTTATCTCCAGAGCTTACGCGAGCCGCCACGCGCTCCAGCTCAGCCGGACCCGATAAGAATGGCGTTACGTTTGACAGACCAGGAGGAAGAGACTTTGCTGCACCACGTGTTCGGCCTAAGAGACCTTACTCTGCTGGTGATACTTTGGACTATGACTTCAACACAGCTCTGCCAGAACCACTAGTGGAGGAGGGGCAAGGACATTTGGGAGAGGAACAGTCCAGTGCCATCATTGAGCACATTCTCAAAGAGCTGAGGGGCATCAACAAAATCCAGGAAGAAATCTCAGACCTCAGGGATTATCTTACCTCAGTTAAGGGTTCTGTTGAGGAAGTGTCGTCCTGTGTGGACGCTGTCCTGTTGGAGATAGAAGGCATCCGGTCCAGCAGCAAGGTTGGCTCAGGTGCAGATACCTGGTTAGGGGAAGGGTACATAGATGGCTCATCCCCCCGCAGGAGGCCTGCTAGCGTCCATGGAAGTTTAGGCCGTTCAGCACCAAAGTCTGCCTCTGATAATTTTCCTGAGGTGTGCAAAGTGCAACAGGGCGTTCACAGAGAATTGCGACCTCCAAGAGCAGAAGACTACAGTGTGTCCCCAGTCGCTGAGTCAGTCAATCATCAGGACCTGGAGGAATTCGAGGATACTTCTGACATCAGCTCAGACATCCCGGAAGGTGCTCTAACTAGAAAGCTTAGCTTGAGATACCAGGAGAGGCAGGACTGCCCGGACTGTCTGAGCACCAGCTCCTTGTCGTCTCAAAGCTCCAAGTCTGAATCAGATTTAGACAGACCAACATCTTGTCATGAAAGGACACAGGAAATTGCTCCCGGTGCAAAGGAGTACTGGACTACCACCAAGCCACTACATCGGACTACTGATGAGCATCTGTGGGATGAGGAACCTTCTTACAGGGAGGATCATAAAGTGGAGACTTGCTTTGATGGAGTAGCTGATTGGGATCACTACAGGACACTAACACAGTGCTCCTCAAGGAGCTTGGAGCATCGCTCTAGACAGCGGTACAACTCAGCTGGCAGGACCTCACGCAGGGAGGAGTGGCAGACACGGCGGTCTCGCTCCCAGTCAGGCATTCTTACAACGGCATACTCTGCAGACTGTTCCTACCCAAAAAGTTCTGGTTACCATTCATTTGATGGACACTATGGAGCGTCAAATGGATTTGACTATGGCCCATCAAACGACTGTCATGTTGGGAGTTATCAAGAAAGTTATTTCACCTATCAAGACTCTACAGCAGTCACATGGAGTGAGGCGTCGCGGTGTAGCAGTGAAAAAACATTGATCCCTGGTACTGAAACCAGACACCAAAACCAAGTCCCTTATCCTGGTAGCTCAGATATCCAACCAAGTTTCGATGTCAGGCGCATAAGCCGAGCTGTTTCTGATTTTAGCTCTGCTTTGCGAGGAGCTTTGCGAAAACTTGAGGTACCAGCAGACCAGAATCCTGAAGATGAAACAGACTTGGAAGTTTCAGCGATCTGTGACATGTCTACATCTGAGTTGCCTACAAAATCTTTCAGCTGGGATATCGTTAGCCAAAATTTTCCTCTGGAGAAatcacacttttcctttgaAGAATCCTCAACTTTGGAGTTTGCAGCCACAAGCCAACACTATCCCAGTTTGGAAATGATTCCTACGGGCCCAGAGGAACACCTAGTCTTCATCAGCCAAGCAGCACTTCCACCTGACGACCTGACGGAACACCACGCTGGGGTTGTAGAGGACCGGCCTCCAGATAACACCAGGGCCGAGCTGTCCCAGCACACCACCACAGAGTCCTTGTCAGCCTCTGTCCTGGCTGAACAAGCTTCAGGGCAACTCAGGGAAGGTCAGCAAGCATCCACAGACACAGCAGAAAGAGAAGCTGGGGAGGTAAGCCAGACGAACGAACGCAACCTGAAGTGCCTGAGGAGCTTCCAGCAGATTCTGCGGGAGAAGCGGGAGATGAGGCGCAACCTCGCTAGCATGTCCACCCTGTCTCAGGAGGACTTTGAACCAGGTAGATCAGCAGCTCATTAA